In the genome of Roseiconus lacunae, the window ATGCCGACGGTGTCGTCGGCAAGGCGACGCGCTGTGACGGGGATAAGGAGATCGTATGCGAGGATGCCCCAGAATTCGGCCGCACCAGTCCGTTTTCATATTCGATTTGGGTTCGACCGGCGACCAAAAAACCACGGATGTTGGTGATGCATCAATCCGTCGCCGCCGAAGATGCCGCGTTTCGCGGACTTCAGTTGACGATCGACAACGGGCACCCCCAGTTTTCGATGATTCACTTCTGGCCCGGCAATGCGATCCGCGTCGAAAGCAAGTTGGCGATTGAAACAGACCAGTGGACGCACCTTGCGGTGACGCACGATGGAAGCAGCCGAGCCGATGGATTGACTTTGTTTGTCGATGGCCGGGCGGTCGAGGTCGAAATTCAGCGTGATCGATTGACTCGCGACATTCGGCATCGAAGTGAATGGGGCGATTCTAAAGTCGGCGGCGTTCACCTCGCCTTAGGCGCACGATTTCGCGATGTCGGCTTTCGTGATGGACTCGTCGATGACTTGAAAGTGTTCGATCTGCAATTGTCGGCCGCAGAGATCGCTGCGCTTTATCACTCCGTCAATCCGGACGACGAACAAGTCATTCCGATCGAACAAGCGATTGAACATCATCTGTTGGTTGCCGACGAAGATGTCCGGCAAGCCCAGCGAGCACTTCAACAAGCACGTGATCATGAAAACGAATTGGTGGCCAAGATTCGCAACATCATGGTAATGAAACATTACGAACAAGCCCCCGCGACCCATATTCTCGATCGTGGTGAATACACCGCCAAAGCCGATGTCGTTGACGCCGGGGTTCCCGAGTTCCTGAGCCACGTTCCGGCCGAAGGTTCCGGGCGCTTGGCGTTGGCGAAATGGATGACGGCTCCGGAGAATCCGCTGACCTCACGAGTGATCGCCAATCGCCTGTGGCATACGTTCTTCGGACGCGGCATTGTCGTGACATTAGAAGACTTCGGCGCCCAAGGGTCACCGCCATCGCATCCTGAATTGCTCGATCACTTGGCACGAACACTGATGGATGATCAGTGGAACTTGCAAACACTCTGCCGACAAATGGTGCTGTCCGCGACTTATCGACAATCGTCGATCGCGAGCAAAGAGCAGTTCGCGCGTGACCCTCAAAATATCTGGCTCACCCGTGGACCGAAGCATCGTTTGTCTGCCGAACAATTGCGTGACGCCGTCCTACATGCGAGCGGTTTGTTGGTCCAAAAAATCGGCGGCCCAAGTGTGATGCCGTATCAGCCGGCCGGATTATGGAAAGAATCGGGAACCGGAAAAAGTTATCAGCAATCGACCGGCGATGGGTTGTATCGACGCAGTCTTTACACGTTTTGGAAACGCACCGCGCCGCCGCCTTCGATGCTGACGTTCGATGCGACCAGCCGCGAAACTTGCACCGCCCGACGTGAACTGACGACGACACCGCTTCAAGCGCTGGTATTTCTTAATGACACGCAATATGTCGAAGCGTCGCGAGTGCTGGCGCAGCGGTTGATCGAATCCCATCCCGAATCATTCCAAGCACGTTGGGATGAACTGTTTCGACGGTTGATCGCACGGCAGCCGACCGAGCGAGAACGAGCTATCATCGATCAACTCTATGAAGAGCAGCTTGAGTATTTTCGGTCAGCACCCGAAGAGGCCGAACGGCTACTTGGCGTCGGAGCGACGGCGGTCAACGAGTCACTTGATGCCGCCGATTCGGCGGCAACTGCGATTGTCGTGCAGACGATTATCTCCTACGACGAAACCATTATGCTTCGTTGATTTCACCCCATCGCTACTGAACTCCTATCGCAATTAATATGCAAATCAACGCCCCTCACCACCGTCGTCATTGGCTTCAGCGATTCGGCATGGGGTTTGGCGGTTTGGCCGCGATGCACTTGATGCAGCGTGAATCGGTGATCGCATCTCCGTCGCATTCCGCCGGCCAGCCAACCCATGGCGTCCTTAATCCGACACACCATGCCCCCAAGGCAAAGCGTGTGATCTATCTCTTTCAAGCCGGCGGTCCATCACAGCTTGAGACTTGGGATTACAAACCGCTACTGAATGAAAAGCAGGGCGAGCCGCTTCCCGAATCGGTACGCAATGGTCAGCGACTAACGGGGATGTCGGGAAACCAATCCGTTCTGCCGTTGGCCGGCTCGATCTACAAGTTCGATCAGCACGGCGAAAATGGCACCTGGGTTTCCGAGCTGATGCCTCATATGGCAAAGCAAGTCGATCGGATTGCCGTCGTGCGATCGATGACGACCGAGGCGATCAATCATGACCCCGCGATTACGTTTTTACAAACCGGCAATCAAATCTCCGGTCGCCCCAGTATTGGATCGTGGTTGCACTACGGACTCGGTAGCGAAAGCGAGAACTTGCCTGCCTTTGTCGTACTGATCACGAAAGGTAAAGGTGGTCAGCCGCTGTATTCGCGTTTGTGGGGATCAGGATTCTTGCCGGCGCGTTACCAAGGCGTACAGTTCCGATCGGGGAAAGAGCCCGTCCTCTATCTCGCCAATCCGCCGGGGGTTTCGCAAGGCAGTCGCCGTCAAATGCTCGACCGACTGAAGGACCTACACGACCTAGAGCAAGAACGATTGGGAGATCCGGAATTGGCGACACGGATCAATCAATACGAAATGGCTTACCGGATGCAAAGTAGCGTTCCTGAGGTCGCCAAC includes:
- a CDS encoding DUF1553 domain-containing protein, encoding MNSTPIVTHALMAATVAVGLVTGVSADDALSFNRDVRPILSDYCYACHGPDENHREADLRLDDRAAAIDYGAIVPGEADSSLMIERILSNDLDLVMPPPAGGKKLSQEEREVLTRWIGQGAEYEQHWAYTPVPEIVEVPNAGDGWAINPIDNHVAAIHQQRGLTHSAPVDRATWLRRVTFDLTGLPPTIEELDAFIADQSENAYESVVDRLLNSPAYGERMANLWLDVARYADTFGYQNDMPMEIWPWRDWVIDAFNQNMPYDQFLTEQIAGDRLPNATADQRLATAFNRLHRLTNEGGSVPEEFRLTGISDRTTTAGTAFLALTFECSRCHDHKFDPIKQRDFYRLSAFFSDIDEFGLYSHFTRAQPSPTMLLYGEGQKEQHREAIEAIQAAESKYKKSVETARRRLSKASETLIQQLPEVRPPIATLPLEGDADGVVGKATRCDGDKEIVCEDAPEFGRTSPFSYSIWVRPATKKPRMLVMHQSVAAEDAAFRGLQLTIDNGHPQFSMIHFWPGNAIRVESKLAIETDQWTHLAVTHDGSSRADGLTLFVDGRAVEVEIQRDRLTRDIRHRSEWGDSKVGGVHLALGARFRDVGFRDGLVDDLKVFDLQLSAAEIAALYHSVNPDDEQVIPIEQAIEHHLLVADEDVRQAQRALQQARDHENELVAKIRNIMVMKHYEQAPATHILDRGEYTAKADVVDAGVPEFLSHVPAEGSGRLALAKWMTAPENPLTSRVIANRLWHTFFGRGIVVTLEDFGAQGSPPSHPELLDHLARTLMDDQWNLQTLCRQMVLSATYRQSSIASKEQFARDPQNIWLTRGPKHRLSAEQLRDAVLHASGLLVQKIGGPSVMPYQPAGLWKESGTGKSYQQSTGDGLYRRSLYTFWKRTAPPPSMLTFDATSRETCTARRELTTTPLQALVFLNDTQYVEASRVLAQRLIESHPESFQARWDELFRRLIARQPTERERAIIDQLYEEQLEYFRSAPEEAERLLGVGATAVNESLDAADSAATAIVVQTIISYDETIMLR
- a CDS encoding DUF1501 domain-containing protein, producing MQINAPHHRRHWLQRFGMGFGGLAAMHLMQRESVIASPSHSAGQPTHGVLNPTHHAPKAKRVIYLFQAGGPSQLETWDYKPLLNEKQGEPLPESVRNGQRLTGMSGNQSVLPLAGSIYKFDQHGENGTWVSELMPHMAKQVDRIAVVRSMTTEAINHDPAITFLQTGNQISGRPSIGSWLHYGLGSESENLPAFVVLITKGKGGQPLYSRLWGSGFLPARYQGVQFRSGKEPVLYLANPPGVSQGSRRQMLDRLKDLHDLEQERLGDPELATRINQYEMAYRMQSSVPEVANVAEEPKHILDLYGPDATKPGTFASNCILARRLAERGVRFIQLYHQGWDHHGNIPGGMKKQCQETDQPAAALLEDLRQRGMLEDTLVIWGGEFGRTNYSQGTLTATNYGRDHHPRCFSMWMAGGGVQGGVVHGETCPYGYNVVKDGVHVRDFHATLMHLMGIDHERFTAKFQGLDAKLTGVEPAEVIQPLLA